The genomic region ATGCAGTGCAATAACATTCAGCAACAGGCAGGATTTAGAACAATTGCTGATTGCTTTCTCAAGAAACATGAGTTTTGCATTGATGAGGACTCAGCTGCCTGTCTTGTGgcagttttgttttggggtaACTCAGTCTCTGTTCTAGTTATAATACTTATCTAGTTTACtattttcacaaagaaaatgtaACTGTACACTGCATTTCTAAAGGTATGTGAGAAGCAGCACACTCCACAAGAACAGAAGGAACACTGTTTGTAGGGAAGGGTGTCTCTGCTTCTCAGAATTTGCAGATCAAAACAGTCCATGACTTAATTATATGAAATCATAATAATTACACGTTGCCCACAAAAGTAATTAGGAATTTGTTTTGGTATTTACCTGGAAGTTCTAGCCAGTGCTACTGCAGCTTTTCAAACTGGATAAATTTGAAATGTATGCCATGAAAATGTCATCTAAATTAAACTCGCTGTATCTCTTGCACTGCTTCATGCAATGCAGTAGCATTACTGGACATAAGCGACCATTGGCCCTCAGCTTTTAGTGTTCAGTTAAAGCAGCCCAAAGtggttttaaaaaacatattctTGTTTATGATATGCAGATTGATGTATTTGCTGGCAAACAAAAGAGCAAATGGTTATGATTCCTGCATTCCTCAATTTAGCACGAAATATAttgttccttttaaaatatagtcagttaaaaaataagattttcatttcttttttattttctggtgaacacaggaaaaaagcatGATTTATTGAGGTGTTTCTTACATAGCgctaaatatttttctaaaaatattgaGGTTCAGATTTTGTTTAACTTCTTCAGCACACATTGCTTTACAAATTTTTgcttgttcagaaaaaaaaatcacctgaaCTTATTTATTGTCCAAGAGTTTTCCATTATTATTGTTTAGAAAGAAAGTTCTTGTTCAAggttatttttataaaatctgaGTTAGGCAAGGTTTTTATGTGGAGGTATACACTCTTCAGATGCTTCATGGTAATATCAAGAGGTTAACAGGTGgtttagaaatattttgaaaaggtttctttttgtGTCATCTGTTGTATTTAATCCCTATAAGCTAAAGTACTGTGAATCAAGGTTTCTCTTGCATGTCATGTCAGTCTGCAACTGAATCTTATAGTTCCATCCctgaaaataaatacttaaCTTACCTGTACTGTTGCAGATAAGTTGCTCGTGCTTACATTTGCAAAGTATCGCTCTTCCATTttgcacaaaaaataaaacttactGTGTATTAATTTGTCATATaattattcaggaaaaaaaaaacaaaaacaaaaacagaaaagcagcttctctATGTATTTTAATTCATTGGAAACTGAAGACGATTTTTTAGAATTCACACAATAATGGTGCTGAAATATTAACCATCTCAAACACAGAAAGGGAGGAGTTTTCATATTTCCATGGGCATGGTTATTGGATTTAATACTGTGCCTGATCAAATAGGCAAGGATTTGACTACAACAGAGTGATCAAACAGTGGAGCCATTAAATAATTTCCATGGAAGCTTCAAAGGAGGACCAAAGATAGACACACCTTGTACTTCTTAATACAACCAgaacttttaaaaagagaagtcTTGTATTATTTCCAGAGTTGCAGATTACCGAAGCAAAAGGATTTTCTGCAAACTCATGGGACTAAGGGTGAGTCCAGCCATCTGTTGCAGAGGGTCACAGTGTGCTTGCAGCCCCTAAGTGGTCATTCAGAAGTCATCCAGCCTGTAGCCTCGGGCCAGGAAGAGAAGGGGGACCCAGCACAGAGTGGAGCTGTAGCTGCCACTACTTTTGCTGGAGAGGTGGGAGTTATTACTAAACAGTTACTACTACAGTGGCTAGCAGGGTACAACACAATTCTTCCTCCGTAAGGGTGGTACCTGATCAGACCAGTAGCTAAACAGCCAGTGGGTGGAAAGATTTACATAATTTAAGAGTTATAACTATTTGATATCAGCATGTCAAAATCCCAGGAGCAAATTGGTTCCTTTTCTCTTTACCAAGCtctaaagaagaaaatggtGACTGTCCTATTCTAACTATGGCAGAGGAGGTACAGAGTAGGAGCATTTCCTAATTGCTAGTTTTCAAGCACTGTAGAAATTAaatgtcctgctgctgagctgcgGCCAACATGTCTTCATTTGAGATGGCTCCAAGTGAACTTACTGAACTTTGTTTAATCTCTCCTTTTTCACCACTGTATTTATAAAGACTGGGAGTaaaaaagtgattaaaaatcataacaaaaattattttaaaaacacttcctTGACTAAATATTGTCCAATATTCATTTTGGGTACCTTGAGATATGCTGGATTTCTATATAACTTCCCATGAAGCACAGAATGATTTTGGAAGCTATTAAAGAGCTGTGGATTTAGTTTACATTTTGGCATGcatgggtttttaaaaaaaacaaaaaaaaacaaaaaaaaacaaaacaccaccccccccccccccccccccgcccaccatcaccaccccacaacaacaaaaaaaccccaaacattatTACTAAtatctttggggttttttttcttttttgggggaGCCGGGATGCTggggggggcgaggggggggggggggggggcaagggagaggatttttttctgttgttgagGACTGTCTGGTCATGAATAAAGCACTAGCAAAACTAAGTCAGTACCATTTCAGCTTCAGAAGGAGCTTTGATGCTGTGAGAAGATCCTGctgtgctgtattttatttctacagcaatatacaacagctttggtaattCTGGTAGCCCTTTCAGATACATGACAGTTTCAGTATTGACACATGTTAACAAAACTGTAGCATCTGACAAGCACAGAAGAAATTCAGTCCCCTCTGAGAACTCCTGGGTGGGAATGAGAGTagagggcagcagctcctcctttaAAAGGGCTCTCTGCTGCAGGGTCCCATAGGCACCAGACTTGTCTCCCTTTCATTCAGCACTGAAGTGAAGCTGTTGTGATTGGTGGGGGGGTGGGCTACACTGCAGTCAGGATGCTaatgctcagctctgctgctccgGATTTTAGCACATCCAGACACACCAAGGCTCTTCTCCTCCCAGCATCCATGAAGGACTGGTAGAATGAGGCTGAGCAGTTGTCACACAGAATATGGGTGATATGGCAGTGATGCTGTTTGGCACACAGAAATGAGTACATATAACCTTTCCTTTAGGTACAGATGGCTCCATTTCTCCTATAAAAAttattcccattaaaaaaaaattaaaattattaaatcttGTCTGTAGTAAGGGGAGCTGATAATAGTTATGTCAAATATAGCTACATCAAACTATAGCTTTTGTCTCTCATGATGATTTCAATAGCTTTGAATTGCCTCAGACCATTAACTAGAAATTCACTTGACCTGAAATTATTCttgaaagagaggaaatgaaaCGTAATTCTGTGCAGGCCTTCCAAGACATGAATTAGTACCAGTCTTTGACACAAACACGGTTTTATATAGTGAAATAACAAATGATCTATCCTCATCTCCCTGTTAAGTCCCACATCTGTAGTGTTTACCCGAAGAAATCTAGGAAGATAAATGCTTATCCATGCTCATCACTGAGTTTCTCTGCTTCACCTTGGAATAAAGCTAGAGTACCTCATTTCCACTCCATATCAAAACATGGTCACCCCTGCATGCACATTCCTTAGCAAAATATTGTTCTTCATCAGGAAGACATAGAAGAATCCAGATTATGCAGCGACTGCAGGTCTTTTAcaggagaaaaggcaaaaaaaaattactgtttataAACCTGTAAATGGTCTGTGGTCAAGCAACATTGGAAATTCTTTCTTCTCTACcatgaaaaagggagaaattaCAGCTTCTTCACGGGGAGGACTGAGCCCTCATTTTTCCTGACACTTAGAAAACAATCTGAAGGAATAAAATTGAGCGCAGGATTGCCAGACATCTGGGTAACCAGTGCACATAATCTCCAGTAGTATCATCAGGCCTCCTGTATGTGTTTGATTTGAAACTGACGTTATGCGCTCATCACAAAATTACCAGATTATATTGCCCTTTTGTTTCACCATATATTTACATTCACATCCCTTTGTCATTATATAAAGTACTTTTGGGACTGTTCCAGTGTGCCTGCAGTGTTTGAATAATTTTGAACTGGTTAAAAAAGTTGTAAAATTAAGATACTTAGCAAGGCCAAGTATAGCTGCAGTACCTTGTAGTATCACACTTGCTCAGCAATAAGAAAGTTGGACTTCTTCAGTAAGAAAGCAAGCTGGGCTTCTGTTTTGAATTATTTCCTTCAAGGAGAGGCTCAGAGGAATGGCACACCCGCATCAATTCAGTGGAATCTTTTGGACATCTTACCTTTCATTATATGTTGCAAAAGTTTTCCTCTTAAATAGCAACACACTGCAGCCACCTGATTAGGGAGAAATTTATCTGTGTTCAAACCAGAATGACACTCTTCTAGTCCCAGGATCTgagcagagctgaagagaagtGCCCATAGGGACGGATCCTCAAAGGACACCTGCTCTGTCACAGCTCTACAGGAGCCTCTCCTCCCTACCCCGCTTCATCCCGACTTCCAGCTTACCCGGGGTCACTTTGAGGGGTGTCTCACCTCCCCTTCTTGATGCCCCTGCTCCCACAGTCCCCGGGAAAAGTGGGGAGCGGGTCCCGGTTTCCCCAAGGTCTCCGAAGGGGAGACCCGCTCCAGAGGGAGGCCGCACGCCGCTGCACAGCCAGCGTGTCAGCGGGTGCACTGAGGTCCCTCCGTCCAAATCATCGGCAGCTCttcccctggagcaggggaaaagcGGCCCCCggaggggctgagccctgccggGGTGCCGCGGGGTCTGCCCGAGCTGTGGATCTGAcctgttgctttgctttttacGCGCGGAGCCGCCTGCTAAAGAAATTGCCGCGGTAATCTGAGATGTGTGAAAGGAGAGAGATGCTCTTCCCCTCTCAGCCGCTTTCAAAGGAGCACGGTGGAGACTAGAGCCGCCAGCCCCAGCTTTGAGGGCCACACCTGCTGGTTGCGGGCACCCCCGGGGGTGGTGTCCCAggcggggcggcgggagcgccggCTGCAAGGCGATACCCCTCTCTTGGGTGTAACGCGTTAGCTACGACTGAAAACCTCGGCGCCTCGCTCCTCACCAAAAGCCAGAACCTTGGGAGGGCTCCAGGTGCTACAAAATCTGGGCGGGACCAGATGCCACATCACCCTTTCTTGCAGGGCTTACTCTGGGGCAGACCCGCAGGCGCTCCTTACAGGTTCCCCGACTGGGCCAACCCCCCAGCGCCTGTGGGGCACCCTTCGCTTCTCCCCGGACCGCCACGCTTCCCCGCCCTTCGGCCCCTACCCCGGAGTGAAGCACGGCCCGGCTCCCTGTCCGGGAAGAACCCTCGAGCTTCAGGGGGGCCTGCGGGCACAGccctgagggagcagagggaggtgaGCGGGCCCGCCTGCCCTTCCCAGGGGGTATCACCCGTTTTCCATGCCTGGTTCTGTTACCCCGGTATAATCCCAGACACCCCCTCCCGCCACTCCTCAGGCGGCCACCGACGGGCGGGCTTCGCTTTCAAGGCTCGGCTTGGCAGAGTCTGCTGAGCAGCTAATAACATAACAACCCTGCTTTGATCAATTCGAACTAATTACCCCTCTTAATTAAAGTCTTTAGCGGTTGTTTCAGTGTTTTGGCAAGGACGAGGAAGAGCTTTGCCGTGCGGCAGCGCCAAAGCCGCGCTCCCCGCCCGCCCGTCCGCGCCGCAGCCCCCGCCGTCGCAGTCACTCCTTGGCAAAGGTTTATTTCCACCAGGTCAacgaattcttttttttttttctccacgtGCAAGAATCAATGAGAAATTCAGATCAGTACATAGAGAACAGTTCTGTCCATATAGATACGATAttcagggagagagggagaggaggaaaccAAGAAGGTTGGGATAACCAGCAGGCAGCGGAGGCAGGGCAGGATCAACACAAGGGGAATATATATACATCGAAATAATTAAAGTAGTGCAGCGTTTCCGGCTCGGGTAATACAGATTCCCaaataaatacagcagaaaTTGGCTTGgcgctttttctttttttttttttttttaaccatctCTTCACCTGAGATGCAACggcaaccacaaaaaaaaacatAGCCTttaaagaacaaaggaaaaaatttaaaaaaaaaataggaaacaaCCTGTCCCATTAACGTTAGTGGCGATATAGACCATAATACACAAAACCGCTTAACAGGTGCATGCAAAGAGGCGGTGGGGCTCGCACCGGCCGAGCCGGCGGCCGCCCCTCACGGCTGGAGCGGCGGCGGGCCCTGCAGCAGCGGCccgggcgggggcagcgggTCCGGCCCCCCCAGCTCGGCGGGGGGCCGGGGCAGTCCCAGGGCGCTGTCATGCAGCTTACGGACGTGCTTCTTGAGGTCAAAGTTCCTGCAGAAGCCTTTGCCGCAGGTGGGGCAGGTGAAGGGCTTCTTGTCGTTGTGGGTGTGCATGTGGAAGGTCAGATTGTACACCTGGTGAAAAGCCTTGTTGCAGATATTGCACTTGAACTGCTTCTCCCCGCTGTGAGTCAGCTTGTGGTTTTTGTAATTGCCTGGGAATGAGACAAGAAGGGCAAATGCACCTGGGTTTGAAAGACGGACACTGAAAAGAcgaggaaaatataaaaaaatccccaaactctGTCCCATCACCAGAGCTCAGTTTTAGGATAAAACGACCGCAGACACCCACCTTCTCCCCATCCTCCCCGCGGCTGTTAACAGACAAAGCAAGATTTACAGATGTTAACAGACAAGATCGAATAAACCAAAGTCAGGACAGTTGCAGAAATAAAACCCCTGCGTTTAGACTTCACAGCAACGCGTGAGGAAAAAGCAGCTAAATTCTTGTATTTTGAGGGGGGGAATAAGAGGCGAATTCGTTTGCCGAACCGCGCTGGAAGCTGTATGTTGCGGTGCGGGGAGAACAGGCGATTCCCGCGGAACGACTGTCCCGCGCTCACCCGGGAACGAGACCTCTGCCTCGCTCCGTGGGCCAGGACATGTGCCGGGGCTAGCCATACTTAAAATTAACCTAAACATCTAACAATAAAACTTGGAAACAAAATTAACTCCCCACCACCCTCCCTGTCGCAAATTGTCCGGACACTTGACCTggcttggggagggggaagccGGGAAAGAGAGTGGGTGCTGGAAACCGGTACCTTTCTGGTGAAATCCTTTGCCACAAAATTCACAGACAAATGGTTTGTAGCCGGCATGTATTCGCGTGTGCGTGTTCAGGGTCGAGCTCCGGTTAAAAGCTTTGCCGCACTGGTTGCACTTGTGAGGCTTTTCCTGGAGGGAAACAAGCACCAAGTCACGGCTTGTTGGCCGTCTTGCGGGGTCTGTGTTCTGTTTCGCGGGGTTTATGAGCTGGTTAGTGGAGTCTGTGTTTAACTGACGGCTCGCAGCTGCCGGTGCGGGGCACCCCGCGGTACCTACTGCGCTTGGGGCAAACGAAATCTCCCCGTGGCTGCGGATTGGCCGCCCCCCACGCCGCTGTCTCGGAGCGGCCGGACAACGCCGAGCTCCCCAAAAAAGGTGAGCGGACGGTcgggcagggaggaagggacaGAGGATGGGCTCACCTGGGTGTGGATGATCTTGTGCCGGCAGAGCGTGCTCGCCTGTCTGAAGCCCTTTCCGCAAACTTTGCAAACAAAGGGTCTGGCTCCCGTGTGCACCGGCATATGGCGCGTTAAGTTATAATGTGCATTAAATACCTtggaagagaaagcagacaataaaataaaattgcgATTAGAAGGTAAGAGTGCGGGGGGGGAGCCGTCGTTTAAAAATCAAGCAAGAAAGCGACCGACAACCGGCGGACAGACGGACGGGGACAGGAGGCTAGGGAAGGGAGGCGGGGTACGGCGCTACTTGCCTTTCCACAAACTTCACACGTGAAAACTTTGGGTTTGCTGCTCGGGGAGCCGCGGCTGAACTCCGACGTCTTATAGGCGATTTTTTCCGAAAGGATCTGAGCACTTTCTTTCATGTAGTGCTGCAACTGAGCCTGCGATAAGTCCTTGAAGGCCAGCCCCGCCGGGTACTTGTCCACGGTCGGCAGCACCAGCTTGTTCCGCTCCGCCAGGTAAGCCTTGGGCTGCGGGTGCAAGGGAGAGCTGAGGAAATAAGAAGCCACCGGGTGGATGTTGACACTGGAGGACGGGTGACAGGGGCTGTCGCCTCGGTTGAAATAGCACAGGGCTCCCATGGCGTGGAAGGAGGAGTGATTGACCACTCGGGGTCTTACCAGTTTGTACTGCTGCAAGGGCAGGGCATCGCGGGGGAAATCTCCTTTCAAGCTCAGGGCACAGTTCAAGAGATCGCCGCAGCTAAAGGAGGGCGAGGAAGAGGAATCTAACTGAGCCTTCCTGGGTTCCTCTCCGGCCACCGCCGCTTTGGGCAGGGTGTCGTACGCCACCGGGACAAAGGGGATCATGCAGGGGATGGAGGAGTTGAGGTGCAGCGGGTGCTTGGGGTCGCCTTTGGCCACGGAGCCATGGAGGAGCTGCGGgacggggatggagcggggctCTGGAGTCCGCGCCATGATGCGCTCAATGGAGAAGGCGAGTGGCTTGGGCGTGCTGATCATGTTGCTCCTGGCAGACAGGCTTTCTCTGGACGGAGGTGTCGCTAGGATTTTGGTCGCCGTGTGGTTGCCACTATTGTCCATGGCTGAATTGCATTTGTTCTCCCGGTTTGAGCCGCTCTGGTAGacgcctctttttttttttttttttcctttctttttttttttttttttttttcctccctctcctctctctctctctttcactttctctGCCCCTTTTCTTGTTACTGATCTGCGACGAGGGAGACCAGCATCGCCGCCGCCACCATCACCACAGCCTCCGCCGCCGGCGGAACCAGCCTTCTCAGTCCAGTGGACTCATGCCAGCCCATCACAGTTTACTTTGGCGCACCAATGACTCGGGACAATCGCTACTTATTTCTATCAATAGAAAGTGTTGTGTCAATAACGCAGCCAAGATCTCGCCAATCGTTAACTTCCAAGAGGAGAAGGTAAACTAGATAATTGCTCAATTCGCTTCCAACAGTCAACAGGAAAagtttccccccccccccccccccccagcaagCGGCTACTTTTCATTGGCGCCCGCGCCTCCCCCGCCCAGGGAAGGAGGTGGCTCTCCCTCCTTCTcgcctctctcccctctgcctccctccctctctctttttattattattatttgcaaTCTGCTTATCCAGGCTTTAGAGGCCAAGCAAATCCGAGATCAATTTTCTTGTTCGGCTTTAAATGACATCATCTAAAATCATTGTCCAAGTGCTAAATAGGGATGTGAAACTCAATTCAAGGGCAAGCGCCAGGGTGTTTGTCAAAcaaggtgctgcagaagaagCGGCTGGAGGGGAAGCTGTTTGTTTCCTTGCCACTTTCCAGCCCTAGCTCTTTGTGCGTGCGTacgtacgtgtgtgtgtgtctgagggagggagggaaatggctgctctgctcctgggactgcTCCTGGGACTGCTCACTGCTTTAAAGAACAAGGTCAGGTGGCGGCGAGCTTTTGGAAAACACAGTAGACAAATAAACGGGGGACTTGCAACAAGCAGACGGCGAGACCAGCGCGTGGGGATGCAGGAACCTCCTGGGCCAAATGGAACGAGTGCTTGGGAGCAAAAGGATGATTCAAAacctggggcaggggaagagaagaaaaaggaggtaGGAAGAAGGAGTGCCTTTTAAATCTGAagcattatttatatttatatttctttatatatatatacatatgcagCCTGCATATGCACTAAGTATAGCTTCTGTGTCCTTATATAATACATGCACAACACAAATACCAAGAACTCAGGGTTGGCATAGATACGTGAAGGAATATACAGTTCACACACTGTGTACAGGTGTATATGCACGTAAACAGAGGCAATCCCCATGTATTTAATAGAAGCTTGACGGCCCTGTTCGGGGCCGGCAGCGCCAGCGGGTGTTCGTCCTTACAGCGAAGCGGGGGTGGTCGGGGAGATGAGAGGACCTGCGGTGGGTACAGGACTTTCTATGTTCCCGCCCACCCCACAGTTCGGGCTCAGGACAAGGTCCCGTTCCTTCCGCAGGCCTGCGGATCACTCGACTGGTGACTGAGAGGCCGCTACCGAAATTACCCAGGAGAAGCCAAGGGTTTCTCCGTCCCTGCCACCCCCGAGAGCGAGCAGCCAGGCCGCGTTCCTCGGAGGAGGGATCCATGCAGCAGCTTCCATTTCAGAGGTCCAGCATTGCCCTTCTTCGAGGCAGggggagagaggcaggaggtCTGGGGTTTGTTAATGGAGAGAAGCCTCCACCGAGGCAGGGAGGCCCGACCCCCGCTGCTCGGGTACCAGCCCAGGAACCGGCAAATGGCAGTGTCTCCCCCTGCAGCCACCGGCCCAGGACAACCCTCTTGCGGGGAAGTaagagcagggaggaagggctTGGGgcccagggagaaagggagggagagtTGGGTAGAAGGAATGAGGGATGTAGGGAGGCATCCTTGCCCCCGGCGCTGTGACCTGGCCGATGCGGCCTGAAGCCACCGCGGCTCCATTTGAGGAGAGCAAGGCAGCGGCTGTTCCACGACGGTACCTCCGCGGCCGGGAGCTGCGGGGCACGGAGGAAGAGAATGTCCTGCGGTCCCCAGAACGGACGTCGAACGACGGGCCGTGGCCCGGCACCACTCTCTGCACACCCTGCGACCCCCGTGTCCGCCCCGTCCCTCCGGTGTCCCGTAGCGCAGGCGGGCGACAAGGCCGGGGCTGGCTTCGGGACGTGTCGGGATGGACACAGCCGTGAGGGCTAGCATGAGGTGGAGGAAGGACGGGATACGTGCTGGGCCCTGTTGGGCTGTGCGGGGACTCCGTGTGCGATGCCtcgctccagccctgctccctgttttccccTGATCTAGGTGGGAGGCCGCTGACTGGGGCTGTACCGCTCACCTGCTTCTCCCCCGCAATTGCCCGTGGCAGATGGGTCGGGACGTTAAGACCGTAATTGCTGCCTCGGATCGGGTTGCTGCAGCCGCCCCCCTCTTACCCGGAGGAAGGAGGGATCGTGGACTTGCGAGGGTCCGGAGCCGTGGCCCCCCCAGCGCCGTGAGAGGCAGCTGCCCCGGGCTGCCCGCTTCTCCGGAGTGTCGGTGTCTCTCTCGTACTTTGTGTCCGCCAGAGGAGAATTTCCTCCTTCAGAGCAATTTACATTTAATTCAATCTAGGCAAATTTCCTCTTGattggtgctgaagaagggaaTTATTGTTGAGTGGGTTTTAGAGGCTTCAAATCCCATATACTTAATATGTTAACAGCTTGTTCTTAACTGGTCTTTTTGGGATTGACTTTTTGACATGTGTTTGAAAGTAAAATACGTAGTGTCATTTGAGCAGGGTAAATATCCCAAAGCAGCAATTACAGCCCTGCCATTGCAATTATACTGGTCTCAATGTTGAGATACACTTTTGGAGAAGCGGTGGCTTTATTATCCGCTACTTCCTTATGGATATACCTCCCTTTCTTTCAGTACCTCTCATGAAAACTTATGTTAATGCCTGATTTTTCAGTAGCGATCTAAAAGCAtcattttttggggggggagagggggctTCCGCCTGTTCTGTCTCCGAGATGGAGCCTTGCTAGATGCTGGTGTTGCTCGCAATATAGATAGAGTTACTAAAATCAACCTCGACATATCCTTTTAGTCTTGTCCTGAGCTTTGCCTTGCTCTCTCGGACCACATCTTTTTATGTTTTACGTATTTGCCGAGCCGCAAATATCCTGCAGTCGTGCTGGTGCAAGGTTGTTTTTCCCGAGGCAGAGAGATTTACAGGCTCTGAAGGTGGCAGTAAGGAACCTCTCGGCCGGTTTCTTTTGGGGGGCACGGCGGGCCCGGGCTCCCTCCAGTCTGGCAGCACGTATCGAGTCCCAGCAGAAGGGGtcgggcagggaaggagcaggccGGCCAGCCTCCCAGAGTTACAAACCGTGTCAGGAATTAAGGGCAAAAGTTTTGTCTCGAGTTGATTTCGTGTTCTGCCCGGGAAAGCTGCTGTTCTCTTTTTCCCCGTAATCGGCTTTGTGTTTCATTCGTTCCTAAGCTATGTTCTTGATATTGCTCACTTGCATTATTATCATAACGTATCTCTACATGCACTCAAAATCCGAGTCACCGGCGAATTCATCTCGTGGTCAGGATTACTCCAATCCGATCCCAGAAGCGATTAGA from Corvus hawaiiensis isolate bCorHaw1 chromosome 4, bCorHaw1.pri.cur, whole genome shotgun sequence harbors:
- the FEZF1 gene encoding fez family zinc finger protein 1; amino-acid sequence: MDNSGNHTATKILATPPSRESLSARSNMISTPKPLAFSIERIMARTPEPRSIPVPQLLHGSVAKGDPKHPLHLNSSIPCMIPFVPVAYDTLPKAAVAGEEPRKAQLDSSSSPSFSCGDLLNCALSLKGDFPRDALPLQQYKLVRPRVVNHSSFHAMGALCYFNRGDSPCHPSSSVNIHPVASYFLSSPLHPQPKAYLAERNKLVLPTVDKYPAGLAFKDLSQAQLQHYMKESAQILSEKIAYKTSEFSRGSPSSKPKVFTCEVCGKVFNAHYNLTRHMPVHTGARPFVCKVCGKGFRQASTLCRHKIIHTQEKPHKCNQCGKAFNRSSTLNTHTRIHAGYKPFVCEFCGKGFHQKGNYKNHKLTHSGEKQFKCNICNKAFHQVYNLTFHMHTHNDKKPFTCPTCGKGFCRNFDLKKHVRKLHDSALGLPRPPAELGGPDPLPPPGPLLQGPPPLQP